A part of Aegilops tauschii subsp. strangulata cultivar AL8/78 chromosome 2, Aet v6.0, whole genome shotgun sequence genomic DNA contains:
- the LOC109733793 gene encoding 23.2 kDa heat shock protein: MSTRCLLALGCIAVAVMSLAVAPADGAILPWFGSGGGSRGARDDAVASPLQDVALLADPFRILEHVPFGFDRDDVAMVSMARVDWRETADSHEIVVDVPGMRKEDLKVEIEENRVLRISGERRREVEERKGDHWHREERSYGKFWRQMRLPDNADLDSIAASLDAGVLTVRFRKLAPEQIKGPRVVRIAGGDDGAAAKKTIGDVGAAGGEERQTKKIEL, from the coding sequence ATGTCGACTCGATGCTTGTTGGCGCTTGGCTGCATTGCCGTGGCGGTAATgtcgctcgccgtggcgccggcGGACGGCGCGATCCTGCCTTGGTTcgggagcggcggcggcagccGCGGCGCACGCGATGACGCGGTGGCGTCGCCGCTCCAGGACGTGGCCCTGCTCGCCGACCCGTTCCGGATCCTGGAGCACGTGCCATTCGGTTTCGACCGCGACGACGTGGCCATGGTGTCCATGGCGCGCGTGGACTGGCGCGAGACCGCCGACTCCCACGAGATCGTCGTCGACGTGCCAGGGATGAGGAAGGAGGACCTGAAGGTGGAGATCGAGGAGAACCGGGTGCTGCGGAtcagcggcgagcggcggcgggagGTGGAAGAGCGGAAGGGCGACCACTGGCACCGGGAGGAGCGCTCCTACGGCAAGTTCTGGCGCCAGATGCGCCTCCCCGACAACGCGGACCTCGATTCCATCGCCGCGAGCCTTGACGCCGGCGTCCTCACCGTGcgcttccggaagctggcgcccgAACAGATCAAGGGCCCGCGCGTGGTTCGCATCGCCGGGGGCGACGACGGCGCCGCTGCGAAGAAGACCATCGGCGACGTCGGTGCCGCTGGAGGTGAAGAGCGCCAGACCAAGAAAATCGAGCTCTGA